The following proteins come from a genomic window of Corynebacterium glyciniphilum AJ 3170:
- a CDS encoding PqqD family protein, which translates to MKTYTPHMGANVRNVGGTLYVAKRQTVRELNDVAVLIWRTIESGATVSEIVDVVTSEYSVSEEEAERDTIDFLSSLEQDGLVVASDNG; encoded by the coding sequence ATGAAGACCTACACGCCGCACATGGGAGCTAACGTACGTAACGTCGGAGGTACTCTATACGTCGCGAAAAGACAAACCGTGCGCGAGCTCAATGACGTGGCCGTATTAATTTGGCGGACCATTGAGTCTGGTGCCACGGTTTCTGAAATCGTAGATGTAGTTACCTCGGAGTATTCAGTATCCGAGGAGGAGGCAGAGCGCGATACTATCGACTTCCTCTCTTCTCTTGAGCAAGACGGTCTCGTTGTAGCGAGCGACAATGGGTAG
- the trpS gene encoding tryptophan--tRNA ligase: MSDEAQIQRVLSGIQPTADSYQLGNYLGAVKQWIDLQDGYDAFYFIPNLHAITVDQDPGQLRERILVGVAQLLALGIDPEKSTIFVQSQVPQHAELAWVLTCLTGFGEASRMTQFKDKSAKRGAERTSAGLFMYPMLMAADILLYRPQLVPVGEDQRQHLELTRNLAERFNARFGETFVVPDGFIPQGAAKIYDLQDPTSKMSKSGDNPKGIVNLLDEPKTSAKRIKSAVTDNDGEIRYDREEKPGVSNLLVIQSALTGRSVDEIVADYQAAGAQYGALKVDTADALQAFTTPLKARYDEYMADPAELKRILDRGAEKASVVAESVVADVYEKMGLLR; encoded by the coding sequence ATGAGTGATGAAGCACAGATCCAGCGCGTCCTGTCCGGCATTCAGCCTACGGCGGACTCCTACCAGCTCGGGAACTACCTGGGTGCAGTCAAGCAGTGGATTGACCTGCAGGACGGCTACGACGCTTTCTACTTCATCCCCAACCTGCACGCGATCACCGTGGACCAGGATCCTGGCCAGTTGCGTGAGCGGATTTTGGTTGGTGTGGCGCAGCTGTTGGCGTTGGGCATCGACCCGGAGAAGTCCACGATCTTCGTTCAGTCCCAGGTACCGCAGCATGCCGAGCTGGCGTGGGTGCTGACCTGCCTCACCGGCTTCGGTGAGGCGTCACGGATGACGCAGTTCAAGGACAAGTCCGCCAAGCGCGGTGCCGAACGGACCTCTGCGGGCCTGTTCATGTACCCGATGCTCATGGCGGCGGACATCCTGCTCTACCGTCCGCAGCTGGTGCCGGTGGGGGAGGACCAGCGCCAGCACCTGGAGCTGACCCGCAACTTGGCCGAACGCTTCAACGCCCGCTTCGGTGAGACGTTCGTGGTGCCCGACGGGTTCATCCCGCAGGGTGCGGCGAAAATCTACGACCTGCAGGATCCGACGTCGAAGATGAGCAAGTCCGGGGACAACCCGAAGGGGATCGTGAACCTGTTGGACGAGCCGAAGACGTCGGCGAAGCGCATCAAGTCGGCGGTGACGGACAACGACGGTGAGATCCGGTACGACCGGGAGGAGAAGCCGGGTGTGTCGAACCTGCTGGTGATCCAGTCTGCTCTGACCGGACGCAGCGTCGATGAGATCGTGGCCGACTACCAGGCGGCCGGGGCGCAGTACGGCGCGCTCAAGGTGGACACCGCCGACGCACTGCAGGCCTTCACCACCCCGCTGAAGGCCCGGTACGACGAGTACATGGCCGATCCGGCGGAGCTGAAGCGGATCCTGGACCGCGGTGCCGAGAAAGCGTCGGTCGTTGCAGAGTCTGTGGTCGCCGACGTGTACGAGAAGATGGGGCTGCTGCGCTAA
- a CDS encoding cytidine deaminase, whose amino-acid sequence MPNASEFTVLVDQCQRFIDNRFQHDDAGAAAMMLGDGSIVIGTAPAAMNPAVELCHETEPLCAAYRRNTMVVASVCLHRDAVGRYLVLAPCGVCQERLAPHGPQVKVAVAGSSATDVQWQKLEVLMPYYWARAFPDTSGTWG is encoded by the coding sequence ATGCCTAACGCGTCGGAATTTACTGTCCTTGTCGATCAATGCCAGAGGTTCATCGACAACAGGTTTCAGCACGACGATGCTGGTGCCGCAGCAATGATGCTGGGTGACGGAAGTATCGTAATCGGGACGGCTCCTGCTGCGATGAATCCTGCGGTGGAGCTGTGTCATGAAACCGAGCCATTGTGTGCGGCGTACCGAAGGAACACCATGGTTGTCGCCTCGGTGTGTCTACACAGAGATGCCGTGGGTAGATACTTGGTTCTTGCACCCTGCGGTGTGTGTCAGGAGCGGCTTGCTCCGCATGGTCCCCAAGTCAAGGTTGCAGTCGCCGGGTCTTCCGCGACGGATGTGCAGTGGCAGAAGCTGGAAGTGTTGATGCCGTACTACTGGGCACGAGCCTTTCCCGATACTTCCGGGACGTGGGGATAA
- a CDS encoding ABC transporter permease: protein MTNTSQPTPAIAPEAAMITANTVKTTPRGSSKTRLYLRRFARNRLALVGVAILTLLILTTVLAPLVTPWSYDDPDFLNLSTAPSGEHWFGTTDAGNDLFAQTVHGLGRSLTIALLVAIGTTIIAALIGTAAALYGGRIERVLIEFIHLLLAVPTFLFIALIVGDSGGDWKILTLVLIAFGWMMSARVIWSMALSIRSNDYIRAAHYMGVSRPRIIVRHMIPNIGSLLVIQFTLAVVATIASETGLSFLGLGVKLPDVSLGTLLQTGAGSLTAAPWQFWFPAATLTLLTVSIAFISDGLRDALDPNSAAGGRA from the coding sequence ATGACCAACACGTCCCAACCAACCCCCGCCATCGCACCAGAAGCTGCCATGATCACCGCAAACACGGTGAAAACCACACCCCGGGGCTCCAGCAAAACCAGGCTGTACCTGCGCCGCTTCGCCCGCAACCGTCTGGCACTAGTGGGGGTGGCAATCCTCACCCTGCTCATCCTGACCACCGTCCTTGCCCCCCTCGTGACACCGTGGTCCTACGACGATCCGGACTTCCTCAATCTGTCCACCGCCCCCTCCGGCGAACATTGGTTCGGCACCACCGACGCCGGAAACGACCTGTTCGCCCAAACCGTGCACGGCCTAGGACGATCCTTGACCATCGCGCTACTGGTAGCCATAGGAACCACCATCATCGCCGCGCTCATCGGTACCGCCGCAGCGCTCTACGGAGGGCGGATCGAACGAGTCCTCATCGAGTTCATTCACCTGCTTCTGGCCGTCCCGACCTTTTTGTTCATCGCACTGATCGTCGGAGACTCCGGCGGCGACTGGAAGATCCTCACCCTGGTCCTGATTGCCTTCGGATGGATGATGAGTGCCCGGGTCATCTGGTCAATGGCCCTATCCATCCGCAGTAACGACTACATCCGCGCCGCGCATTACATGGGCGTCAGCCGACCCCGCATCATCGTGCGACACATGATCCCCAACATCGGATCACTGTTGGTCATCCAGTTCACCCTTGCCGTGGTCGCCACCATCGCCAGCGAAACCGGTCTGTCTTTCCTGGGACTGGGTGTGAAACTCCCCGACGTCTCCCTGGGCACCCTGCTGCAAACCGGCGCCGGATCACTGACTGCCGCGCCGTGGCAGTTCTGGTTCCCAGCCGCCACACTGACCCTGCTCACAGTATCCATCGCCTTCATCTCCGACGGGCTGCGTGACGCCCTGGACCCCAACTCCGCCGCAGGAGGACGCGCATGA
- the mihF gene encoding integration host factor, actinobacterial type — protein MAPSLPTFTPEQRAASLQKAAETRAKRAEFTARLRTGETSGAAGLDEALGDPVLAKMRLTSFLRALPGWGKISIENFLEATGIADNRRLGGLGTRQLDEVKSAISS, from the coding sequence ATGGCCCCCAGTCTTCCCACCTTCACCCCGGAACAACGCGCAGCATCGCTGCAGAAAGCCGCAGAGACCCGAGCCAAGCGGGCGGAGTTCACCGCCCGATTGCGCACCGGAGAGACCAGCGGTGCCGCCGGACTGGATGAGGCGTTGGGTGACCCGGTGTTGGCGAAGATGCGTCTGACCAGTTTCCTGCGTGCGTTGCCTGGGTGGGGCAAGATCAGCATCGAGAACTTCCTAGAGGCTACTGGTATCGCCGACAACAGGCGACTGGGCGGGTTGGGTACCCGCCAGCTCGACGAAGTAAAATCAGCGATTTCCTCGTGA
- a CDS encoding ABC transporter family substrate-binding protein — MNTPTTAPRPGARRRWRVRPVIAATTVSALAMLGLAACGSSNEDSNAGTASNSGSVAASDINIQARDDIQDGGTLTLPTTEIAEQQNTFHADGNLYTKDVWKWYNPQVALFDGDGNYQANPDYITEATETTEDGKTVLRFTINDQAEYNDGTPIDWTSFENTWKSSNGEAEGYNISSSDGYSLIESVSRGDNDKQAVVTFSQEYPWWQGLFNYFVPPQVNDAETFNTGYLKKVRPEWGAGPYTIDRADFNTGEVSFKRNDNWWGEPGKLDTFTWRALESQATINAFQAGEIDSAAVATKDNLATARSMGEDKADIRTAQLPANYLVTLNSEAPLLEDVAVREALMTGIDRSQLATIRFNGLNYTEDLPGSFTLFQTQDGYEDNFGEVVSFDQDKAKELLDDAGWVESSDGVREKDGTKLEPRYVLLGDDPQGKAGASAMQKMLSDIGVNMKVEERPSSDFSKVSTERDFDIFQMGFRSSDPFGVAYFDQIYNSASELNKSGTGSEQFDEKIRELQKIGDPDEQIVKANELEREAFKTYGIMPTFNGPSIIAVKPGLANFGAAGFSQVAVQDIGWQK, encoded by the coding sequence ATGAACACACCAACAACAGCACCCCGACCCGGGGCCAGACGCCGGTGGCGTGTCCGACCAGTCATCGCCGCGACAACCGTGAGCGCCCTGGCCATGCTGGGTCTTGCCGCCTGTGGCAGCAGCAACGAAGATTCCAACGCAGGTACGGCGAGCAACTCCGGGTCCGTAGCTGCCTCGGACATCAACATCCAGGCCCGTGACGATATTCAAGATGGCGGCACACTCACCCTGCCCACCACCGAAATCGCTGAGCAACAGAACACCTTCCACGCCGACGGGAACCTGTACACCAAAGATGTATGGAAGTGGTACAACCCGCAGGTAGCCCTGTTCGACGGTGACGGAAACTACCAGGCCAACCCCGACTACATCACCGAGGCCACCGAAACCACTGAGGACGGTAAAACCGTCCTGCGTTTCACCATCAACGACCAGGCCGAATACAACGACGGCACACCGATTGACTGGACGTCCTTCGAGAACACCTGGAAGTCCAGCAACGGTGAGGCTGAGGGCTACAACATCTCGTCATCTGACGGATACAGCCTCATTGAATCCGTGAGCAGGGGTGACAACGACAAGCAGGCCGTGGTCACCTTCAGCCAGGAATACCCGTGGTGGCAGGGACTGTTCAATTACTTCGTTCCACCCCAGGTCAATGACGCTGAGACGTTCAACACCGGCTATCTGAAGAAGGTCCGTCCGGAATGGGGTGCTGGTCCATACACGATTGATCGCGCGGACTTCAACACCGGTGAGGTCAGCTTCAAGCGCAACGACAACTGGTGGGGTGAGCCAGGCAAACTCGACACCTTTACCTGGCGGGCCCTGGAGTCGCAGGCGACGATCAACGCGTTCCAGGCCGGGGAGATCGATTCTGCCGCTGTGGCGACCAAGGATAATCTTGCCACCGCCCGTTCCATGGGTGAGGACAAAGCCGACATCCGCACCGCACAGTTGCCGGCGAACTACCTGGTCACGCTCAACAGTGAGGCTCCTCTGCTCGAGGACGTTGCTGTTCGTGAAGCGCTCATGACCGGTATCGACCGTTCACAGCTGGCCACCATCCGATTCAACGGTCTCAATTACACCGAGGACCTTCCGGGATCGTTCACGCTGTTCCAGACCCAGGACGGTTACGAGGACAACTTCGGTGAGGTCGTGAGCTTCGATCAGGACAAGGCCAAGGAACTGCTCGATGATGCCGGCTGGGTTGAAAGCTCCGACGGCGTACGTGAGAAGGACGGGACGAAGCTGGAGCCTCGCTATGTCTTGCTGGGAGACGATCCACAAGGTAAAGCCGGCGCCAGCGCGATGCAGAAGATGCTGTCCGACATCGGGGTGAACATGAAAGTCGAGGAGCGCCCGTCCTCGGACTTCTCAAAGGTCAGCACTGAACGCGATTTCGACATCTTCCAGATGGGATTCCGCTCCTCTGACCCATTCGGTGTCGCCTACTTCGATCAGATCTACAACTCGGCCTCGGAACTCAACAAGTCAGGCACGGGCTCTGAGCAGTTCGACGAGAAGATCCGGGAGCTGCAGAAGATCGGTGACCCTGACGAGCAGATCGTCAAGGCCAATGAGCTCGAGCGGGAAGCTTTCAAGACCTATGGCATCATGCCGACGTTTAACGGGCCGAGCATCATCGCAGTCAAGCCCGGTCTAGCCAACTTCGGTGCCGCTGGTTTCTCCCAGGTCGCTGTGCAGGACATCGGCTGGCAGAAGTAG
- a CDS encoding CPBP family glutamic-type intramembrane protease, with translation MALAMAYTIIRGDVPFTTDYLAVQILAGFALGAAGLHLSGLPLKSVFNGDIAELMGQDTRSHIKARAFQTSVAPLLEEYTYRVAPFIYGTIALSAAAQIVFVLRHYLLRGGNELKLGRPFYTRLSLSVIYLLSYLLTGSILTAVLAHYIHNAPTLYIEYQRYIISGENDNAK, from the coding sequence ATGGCTCTCGCGATGGCCTACACCATCATCCGCGGTGACGTTCCTTTCACCACTGACTACTTGGCAGTACAGATCCTCGCCGGTTTCGCACTCGGTGCAGCGGGACTACACCTGAGCGGGCTTCCCCTAAAAAGTGTCTTCAATGGAGACATTGCTGAACTAATGGGCCAAGACACCAGATCGCACATAAAGGCTAGGGCGTTTCAGACGTCGGTAGCTCCACTGCTTGAAGAATATACATATCGAGTCGCCCCTTTTATATACGGCACCATCGCACTATCGGCGGCAGCACAAATAGTCTTTGTACTGCGCCACTATCTACTTCGCGGCGGTAACGAGCTAAAACTGGGCAGGCCTTTCTATACACGGCTCTCGTTATCGGTCATATACCTACTAAGCTACCTACTGACAGGATCCATCCTAACCGCCGTACTCGCTCACTACATACACAACGCCCCCACGCTCTATATTGAATATCAGCGATATATTATCAGCGGAGAAAACGATAATGCTAAGTAA
- a CDS encoding nucleoside/nucleotide kinase family protein, translating into MFYVLTGIDGAGKSSVIEVLSKRGMKTCTVTPEFALSSAEYTKPLIDMKPREFFQDMPPLERSTFLSLLVSLTFERHIKPALTEGTDILCDSYWYKYAAKECVINPGSSQYLLSFFESLPSPDKVIVLETEPEVAWGRKGGSATPFEYGGGDKYDVRAAFIDFQKKVGNKLLSFPPSIATSSIKTDRGPEELADHIENMLYA; encoded by the coding sequence GTGTTTTACGTACTTACCGGTATTGACGGAGCCGGGAAATCAAGTGTCATAGAAGTACTGTCCAAACGAGGAATGAAGACGTGTACTGTCACTCCGGAATTCGCGCTATCAAGCGCTGAATATACCAAACCGTTGATTGACATGAAGCCACGTGAGTTTTTTCAGGATATGCCTCCACTCGAGCGAAGTACATTCTTGTCACTGTTAGTTTCACTGACTTTCGAGCGACACATAAAACCAGCGCTTACAGAAGGTACAGATATACTCTGCGACTCATACTGGTACAAATATGCTGCTAAAGAGTGTGTCATCAATCCGGGTTCATCGCAATATCTTCTCTCCTTCTTCGAGTCGCTCCCATCGCCTGATAAAGTCATCGTACTGGAAACCGAACCGGAAGTGGCTTGGGGACGAAAAGGTGGATCCGCAACGCCATTTGAATATGGCGGCGGCGACAAATATGACGTACGCGCCGCTTTTATCGACTTCCAAAAGAAAGTCGGAAATAAACTACTGTCTTTTCCGCCTTCCATTGCGACCTCCTCAATAAAGACAGACCGAGGTCCGGAGGAATTGGCAGATCACATAGAGAATATGCTGTATGCATAA
- a CDS encoding ABC transporter ATP-binding protein — MTTDTTNTHGHNGLTDSAGGEPVLSVRDLTVSFPSEAGIVRAVRGVDFDLYPGRTLAIVGESGSGKSVTSLAIMGLLPDYAKLTGSITYAGTELIGMSDKHMCDIRGAEIGMVFQDPLIALTPVFTVGNQIIEAIRQHQYVSHKTAWAQAVELLDLVGIPEPAKRVDSFPHEFSGGMRQRVVIAVAIANNPRVLIADEPTTALDVTVQAQILDVLRIAQRETGAATIMITHDMGVVADTADDVMVMYAGRPVERADVHELFADPKMPYTIGLLGSTPRVDRPSTQPLTPIVGTPPSLIDLPTACAFAPRCPVSIPACLDNEPALLDIKQSTPGHRASCVRSAEITDFTINGTELFTAPPASTDILASVPREQRDSILEVNHLHKSFPLTKGALVKRRVGTVQAVKDLSFDLRAGECLAIVGESGSGKTTTLLEIMNLDPPQDTIITLCGQDVEQLTPRQRRAARTDIQIVFQDPISSLDPRQTVNEIITEPLRSLGYTGDIDERVTELMGLVGLDPVHAERFPGQFSGGQRQRIGLARALATNPKIIVLDEPVSALDVSIQAGIINLLVDLKRRLGLSLLFIAHDLSVIRHLSDRVAVMYQGQFVEQGPTDEVFTRPQHAYTQKLLAAIPIPDPNVQRHRSSSASAVAKQTQP; from the coding sequence ATGACCACCGACACCACCAACACTCATGGTCACAATGGTCTCACCGATAGCGCAGGTGGCGAGCCTGTGCTCAGCGTGCGCGATCTGACCGTATCCTTTCCTTCCGAGGCAGGAATAGTCCGTGCTGTCCGCGGCGTCGACTTCGACCTCTACCCCGGACGCACCCTCGCCATCGTCGGCGAATCTGGATCAGGAAAGTCGGTCACCTCCCTGGCAATCATGGGGCTACTACCGGACTACGCCAAGCTCACCGGATCGATCACCTACGCCGGTACCGAGCTGATCGGCATGAGCGACAAACACATGTGTGACATCCGCGGCGCGGAAATCGGCATGGTGTTCCAGGATCCCCTAATCGCCCTGACCCCGGTGTTCACCGTGGGTAACCAGATCATTGAAGCGATCCGCCAGCACCAGTATGTCTCCCACAAGACAGCCTGGGCTCAGGCCGTTGAACTCCTGGACCTCGTCGGCATCCCGGAGCCTGCCAAGCGAGTCGACAGTTTCCCCCACGAGTTTTCCGGAGGGATGCGCCAACGCGTGGTCATTGCCGTTGCCATCGCCAACAACCCCCGGGTACTGATCGCCGATGAACCAACCACTGCCCTGGACGTCACCGTGCAGGCACAAATCCTCGACGTCCTACGAATCGCCCAACGCGAAACAGGGGCTGCGACAATCATGATCACCCACGACATGGGCGTCGTCGCCGACACCGCAGACGACGTGATGGTCATGTACGCCGGACGACCCGTAGAACGGGCAGACGTCCACGAGCTCTTCGCCGACCCGAAAATGCCCTACACCATCGGACTGCTGGGCAGCACGCCACGAGTGGACCGCCCCTCAACACAGCCCCTCACCCCGATTGTTGGAACACCACCGTCGTTAATCGATCTGCCCACCGCGTGTGCTTTTGCGCCGCGCTGCCCGGTCAGCATCCCTGCCTGCCTTGACAACGAGCCTGCTCTCCTCGACATTAAGCAGTCCACACCAGGTCACCGCGCATCGTGTGTCCGCTCAGCAGAGATCACAGACTTCACGATCAACGGGACCGAACTCTTCACCGCGCCTCCAGCAAGCACAGACATCCTCGCATCCGTGCCACGGGAACAACGTGACAGCATCCTGGAGGTAAACCACCTGCACAAGTCCTTCCCACTGACCAAAGGGGCGCTGGTGAAGCGCCGTGTGGGCACCGTTCAGGCCGTCAAAGACCTTTCCTTCGACCTACGGGCCGGTGAGTGCCTCGCGATCGTCGGCGAGTCCGGGTCAGGAAAGACCACCACCCTGCTGGAAATCATGAACCTCGACCCGCCACAGGACACCATCATCACGCTGTGTGGCCAGGATGTTGAACAGCTGACACCACGGCAACGCCGCGCCGCGCGCACGGACATTCAGATCGTCTTCCAGGACCCGATCAGCTCACTAGACCCCCGCCAGACAGTCAACGAGATCATCACCGAACCACTGCGATCACTCGGCTACACCGGCGACATCGACGAGCGAGTCACCGAACTCATGGGCCTGGTCGGACTTGACCCTGTCCACGCTGAACGCTTCCCCGGCCAGTTCTCCGGGGGGCAGCGCCAACGCATCGGCCTGGCCCGGGCCCTGGCCACCAACCCGAAGATCATCGTGCTCGACGAACCCGTCTCCGCGCTCGATGTATCCATCCAAGCAGGAATCATCAACCTCCTCGTCGATCTCAAACGACGCCTGGGACTATCGCTACTGTTCATCGCCCACGACCTGTCCGTCATCCGCCATCTCTCCGACCGAGTCGCTGTGATGTACCAGGGACAATTCGTCGAGCAGGGACCCACCGATGAAGTCTTCACCCGCCCCCAGCACGCTTACACCCAGAAACTCCTGGCAGCCATCCCCATTCCTGACCCGAACGTTCAACGCCACCGCAGCAGCTCTGCCAGCGCCGTTGCAAAGCAGACTCAGCCATGA
- a CDS encoding 2OG-Fe(II) oxygenase translates to MQDTRLFGEYEQDWDAFTLTPWCHPAGSRLGWHTDLLDSGPTRVGAFTWYLNDDWDYDWGGHLQIIDRDHSDVEMVSQASWKGKTPSVSSSIPDVIPPRANRFVAFKSGTWHSVSRVDLTAGDRMRRSIVGFFIKT, encoded by the coding sequence ATGCAGGATACGCGCCTATTCGGAGAATACGAACAGGATTGGGACGCCTTCACGTTGACACCATGGTGCCACCCAGCGGGATCGCGCTTAGGCTGGCACACGGATCTCCTTGACAGTGGCCCTACAAGGGTGGGCGCGTTCACCTGGTACCTCAACGACGATTGGGACTACGACTGGGGTGGCCACTTGCAGATCATCGATAGGGATCATTCGGATGTCGAAATGGTAAGTCAAGCAAGCTGGAAAGGAAAAACTCCCTCCGTTTCCTCTTCCATCCCGGATGTAATACCACCACGGGCCAACCGCTTTGTCGCGTTCAAATCGGGAACCTGGCACTCCGTTTCTCGCGTGGATTTAACAGCGGGAGATCGCATGCGACGCTCAATAGTCGGTTTCTTTATAAAGACATAA
- a CDS encoding ABC transporter permease, which yields MARYILKSAARWLAVIIIATNLAWFLAAVFLDPRSNFAGRRPPLSSEQIDNILVPLNLSPTQPLLERWWAWISGVVLHWDWGTSPIGDSVNDQVSYRMWTSAQLMIAATVLSVIIGVAIGLYTASRQYKTGDRIWQSISIVTINLHIVVVSVAVVAVGRLINDATGARIFYVTGAQSSGVTGFFPTLVDILQHLALPTVSLVIISYAGYHMLQRSLLLDNLNADYVRTARAKGLPRTTAIRKHALRTSLIPVATNVAFSIPGIFVGAVMTEKIFGWNGMGQYTVDTISNNDVNGAVAVAAFGAVVTAIGAVLSDALVVALDPRVRVS from the coding sequence ATGGCCCGATACATCCTTAAAAGCGCAGCCAGATGGCTCGCGGTGATCATCATCGCAACCAACCTCGCCTGGTTCCTCGCCGCCGTCTTCCTTGACCCACGATCGAACTTCGCCGGACGTCGACCACCCCTGAGTTCCGAACAGATAGACAACATCCTCGTCCCGCTGAACCTCAGTCCCACCCAACCGTTACTGGAGAGGTGGTGGGCGTGGATCTCCGGAGTGGTCTTGCACTGGGACTGGGGAACCTCACCCATCGGTGACAGCGTCAACGACCAAGTCAGCTACCGGATGTGGACCTCAGCACAGCTGATGATCGCAGCGACCGTCCTCTCCGTGATCATCGGTGTCGCCATTGGTCTATACACAGCGTCGCGACAGTACAAGACCGGCGACAGGATCTGGCAGTCCATCTCCATCGTCACGATCAACCTCCACATCGTCGTGGTCTCCGTCGCGGTCGTAGCAGTCGGCAGGCTCATCAATGACGCTACCGGTGCACGAATCTTCTACGTCACTGGCGCACAATCCTCAGGTGTCACAGGTTTTTTTCCCACCCTCGTCGACATCCTCCAACACCTCGCGCTACCCACGGTGTCCCTGGTGATCATCAGCTACGCCGGATACCACATGCTCCAGCGCAGCCTGCTGCTAGACAACCTCAACGCTGACTACGTTCGCACCGCGCGAGCAAAAGGACTACCGCGCACCACAGCAATCCGCAAACACGCGCTGCGCACCTCCCTGATCCCGGTGGCGACCAACGTCGCCTTCTCCATCCCAGGCATCTTCGTCGGAGCAGTGATGACCGAGAAAATCTTCGGCTGGAACGGCATGGGCCAGTACACCGTGGACACCATCAGCAACAACGACGTCAACGGAGCGGTCGCCGTCGCCGCCTTCGGAGCGGTCGTCACCGCCATCGGCGCGGTACTCTCCGATGCCCTCGTCGTCGCCCTCGACCCGAGAGTGAGAGTGAGTTGA
- a CDS encoding GNAT family N-acetyltransferase, producing MGENPDQQCSLKATPITQGDVLLTPLRGDDADTMLTVLQDRELYVFTGGEPPSIDELRRTYARRADGVSPDGAQLWLNWIVRVSGEPAGYVQATVVSQDDQMVAELAWVIGVRFQGRGLATRSAQLMCTWLRDHGVSHFRALIHPDHAASAAIAARLGLRRSGLTTDDGEIIWQAP from the coding sequence ATGGGCGAGAATCCGGACCAACAATGTTCTTTGAAGGCAACGCCGATTACGCAGGGCGATGTGCTGCTGACACCGTTGCGCGGTGATGATGCTGACACGATGCTTACGGTGTTGCAGGATCGTGAGCTGTATGTTTTCACCGGTGGTGAGCCACCGAGTATTGACGAGTTACGCCGCACATACGCTCGCCGGGCGGACGGAGTATCGCCTGATGGGGCGCAGCTGTGGTTGAACTGGATCGTTCGCGTGTCGGGAGAACCGGCTGGGTACGTGCAGGCAACAGTCGTTTCCCAGGACGACCAGATGGTTGCGGAACTAGCGTGGGTCATCGGGGTTCGGTTCCAGGGTCGGGGCCTGGCCACACGCAGTGCACAATTGATGTGCACGTGGCTGCGAGACCATGGGGTTAGCCACTTCAGGGCCTTGATCCACCCAGACCATGCGGCTTCTGCCGCGATCGCAGCCCGGCTGGGGCTGCGCAGATCAGGCTTGACGACCGACGATGGTGAGATTATCTGGCAGGCACCATAG